From a single Oxalobacter vibrioformis genomic region:
- a CDS encoding LysR family transcriptional regulator, with amino-acid sequence MNLTQLRYVMAVAETGSFTAAAERCYVTQPTLSNGIAQLEEEFEERLFTRTTRSVSLTPFGEHILPYIEQVMNTQANLIHEVRHYVRPAKPVIRIGTSPLVNPAWLGSTISRYQQKNPEMEIILHEQNMADLYRMLDDGLLDFVFGVRQNRRNSWHAVFLYEEPLFFIPRGKKLPSLTEKKSVLFDDIATETFVMVPDACGLARSTRNLFRTHRRKLNEYSGEALSYQVLEEWASLGLGAAILPQSRLSSGYKKVFPIASKSGKNITIAFEAVWPKPHSLPQHLQGFVQHLQQTAHQAKEE; translated from the coding sequence ATGAATCTGACACAGCTCCGTTATGTGATGGCAGTAGCTGAAACCGGGTCGTTCACGGCTGCGGCAGAGCGGTGCTATGTTACCCAGCCAACCCTTTCCAATGGTATTGCCCAGTTAGAAGAAGAATTTGAAGAGCGCCTCTTTACCCGGACAACGCGCAGCGTCTCTCTCACACCCTTTGGTGAGCACATCCTTCCCTATATTGAACAGGTCATGAACACACAGGCAAACCTGATTCATGAAGTCCGGCATTATGTCCGTCCGGCAAAACCGGTCATTCGTATCGGCACCTCGCCACTCGTCAACCCTGCCTGGCTGGGATCAACCATCAGTCGGTATCAGCAGAAAAATCCTGAGATGGAAATTATCCTCCACGAACAGAATATGGCGGATCTATACAGAATGCTGGATGACGGGTTGCTGGATTTTGTTTTTGGCGTCAGGCAAAACCGCAGAAATTCGTGGCATGCCGTCTTTCTCTATGAAGAACCGCTTTTTTTCATTCCCCGTGGCAAGAAACTCCCATCCCTGACAGAAAAAAAATCGGTTCTTTTTGATGATATTGCAACAGAAACATTTGTCATGGTCCCTGACGCCTGCGGCCTGGCGCGCTCTACGCGCAACCTATTCAGGACCCACCGGCGAAAGCTGAATGAATATTCCGGTGAAGCGCTCAGCTACCAGGTTCTAGAAGAGTGGGCCTCTCTCGGGCTGGGTGCTGCCATCCTGCCGCAATCCCGTCTTTCGTCAGGGTACAAAAAGGTCTTTCCGATTGCCTCAAAATCCGGAAAAAATATCACCATCGCATTTGAAGCCGTATGGCCCAAGCCGCATTCTCTGCCCCAGCATTTGCAAGGATTTGTCCAACATTTGCAGCAGACCGCACATCAGGCCAAAGAGGAGTAA
- a CDS encoding IS3 family transposase (programmed frameshift), whose product MSKYPEAFKLEVINYHLSGQGGTIRTAQQFGIPRINVRTWICAYERNGVEGLSHRGRRYDGQFRRQVVEHMHEHDLSLNATAKHFNVLFSTVALWDKIYRERGTDALLNTKRGRPSPMSQPHKKPSALKPDKEKTQEELLAEVRYLRAEVDYLKKLKALNQARETVCAKTRAQIVNELRQKHALYDLLRIAALSRSTFYYHCQKQKLPDRYALEKQAIQSTFHQHKGRYGYRRITCVMRQQGYMINHKTVQKLMKQLNLASFIRIKKYRSYKGHVGQVVPNLLQRQFAAGQPNRKWVTDVTEFNVSGEKLYLSPVMDLYNNEIISCELARRPHFDMVQKMLSEAISRLKPGDMPLLHSDQGWQYQMKPYQKTLRQHKLTQSMSRKGNCLDNAAMESFFGTLKSECFYIKKFDSVEQLESEIREYIHYYNHDRIRLKLNGLSPVQFRTQSNLSP is encoded by the exons ATGTCAAAATATCCCGAGGCATTCAAATTAGAAGTTATTAACTACCATCTATCCGGACAAGGCGGTACCATCAGGACGGCCCAGCAATTTGGCATACCCAGAATAAACGTTCGCACCTGGATATGTGCCTACGAGCGAAATGGCGTTGAAGGCCTGAGCCATCGAGGCCGCCGTTATGATGGCCAATTCAGGCGCCAGGTTGTAGAACACATGCATGAACACGATCTTTCATTAAATGCGACTGCCAAGCATTTCAATGTCTTGTTTAGCACAGTCGCCTTATGGGATAAAATCTACCGTGAAAGAGGCACAGATGCCTTGTTAAACACCAAACGAGGGCGCCCATCCCCCATGTCCCAGCCCCATAAAAAGCCATCCGCGTTAAAGCCGGACAAAGAAAAAACCCAGGAAGAACTGCTGGCCGAAGTCAGATACCTTCGTGCTGAGGTTGATTACCTAAAAAAGCTCAAAGCCTTAA ACCAGGCAAGGGAAACTGTCTGTGCCAAAACCAGGGCGCAAATAGTTAATGAGTTAAGGCAGAAACATGCACTTTATGATTTGCTGAGGATAGCGGCACTTTCCCGCAGCACCTTTTACTACCACTGCCAAAAGCAGAAGCTGCCGGACAGGTATGCCTTGGAAAAGCAAGCCATCCAGAGTACCTTTCATCAGCACAAAGGGCGTTATGGCTATCGCCGGATCACTTGTGTCATGAGACAACAAGGCTACATGATTAACCACAAGACAGTTCAAAAGCTGATGAAGCAGCTAAACCTGGCATCCTTCATTCGCATCAAAAAATACCGTTCTTACAAGGGGCATGTCGGGCAGGTTGTGCCCAACCTGCTGCAAAGGCAATTTGCAGCAGGGCAGCCGAACCGGAAATGGGTAACGGATGTGACTGAATTCAATGTTTCTGGAGAAAAGCTTTATCTGTCACCCGTTATGGATTTGTATAACAACGAGATCATTTCCTGTGAGCTCGCCAGACGTCCTCACTTTGATATGGTACAAAAGATGCTCTCAGAAGCAATCTCCCGTCTAAAACCGGGCGATATGCCACTACTCCACTCGGATCAGGGATGGCAGTATCAAATGAAGCCCTATCAGAAAACCCTGCGACAGCATAAACTCACCCAGAGCATGTCTCGCAAGGGAAACTGTCTGGATAATGCGGCGATGGAAAGTTTCTTTGGCACGCTGAAGTCAGAATGCTTTTATATCAAAAAGTTTGATTCTGTCGAACAACTGGAATCAGAAATAAGGGAGTATATCCACTACTATAATCACGATAGAATCCGATTAAAACTAAATGGATTGAGTCCTGTGCAATTCAGAACTCAATCCAATTTGTCCCCTTAA
- a CDS encoding cation acetate symporter, whose translation MHKYVISLLIAVFTPAVYADALTGPVEKQPLNITAILMFLVFVMGTMFITYWASKKNKSTTDFYTAGGGIGGFKNGLAIAGDFMSAASFLGISAMVFTTGYDGLIYAVGFIVGWPIVLFLIAERLRNLGKFTFSDVIAYRLKQKPVRIFSAVSSLLVILIYLIAQMVGAGKLIELLFGLSYTYAILIVGVLMVVYVLFGGMLATTWVQIIKAVLLLAGTTFMAFMVMKTVNFSFDGLFASAVAIHEKGAAILSPGVLISNPIDSLSLGLALMFGTAGLPHILMRFFTVPDAKEARKSVFVATSFIGYFYLLTFIIGFGAIILLTNNPQYFQTLLVEGSETIRMIGGTNMAAVHLAEAVGGNVFLGFISAVTFATILAVVSGLVLSGASAVSHDLYASVVKKGKAQPHEEIRVSRITTVVLGLIAVVLGIAFENQNVAFMVGLAFAVAASANFPILTLAMFWKKLTTKGAVYGGFLSLFLAIVLITLGPTIWVSVLGYPSAIFPYSNPAIFTIPTAFISAVLISLADRSVQARRDQVGFKLQYIRSVTGIGAAGASDH comes from the coding sequence ATGCATAAATATGTTATTTCCCTCCTGATAGCGGTTTTCACTCCGGCTGTTTATGCCGATGCTCTGACAGGCCCGGTAGAAAAGCAGCCGCTGAACATCACCGCTATCCTGATGTTCCTGGTTTTTGTCATGGGCACCATGTTCATTACGTACTGGGCATCAAAGAAAAACAAATCCACCACGGACTTTTATACCGCAGGGGGCGGTATTGGTGGCTTTAAGAATGGCCTTGCGATTGCGGGTGATTTTATGTCAGCAGCCTCTTTCCTGGGTATTTCAGCCATGGTGTTTACCACCGGTTATGATGGCCTGATTTATGCCGTCGGTTTTATTGTTGGCTGGCCGATCGTGCTCTTTCTGATTGCCGAGCGGCTGCGCAATCTCGGGAAATTTACATTTTCCGATGTGATTGCCTACCGCCTGAAGCAAAAGCCGGTCCGCATATTTTCAGCTGTTTCCTCTTTGCTGGTGATTCTGATTTACCTGATTGCCCAGATGGTCGGCGCCGGCAAGCTTATTGAGCTGCTTTTCGGGCTCAGCTACACCTATGCCATCCTGATTGTCGGTGTGCTGATGGTCGTTTATGTGCTGTTTGGTGGCATGCTTGCGACAACCTGGGTGCAGATCATCAAGGCAGTGCTGCTCCTGGCTGGTACGACTTTCATGGCTTTCATGGTGATGAAAACAGTGAATTTCAGCTTTGACGGCTTGTTTGCCTCGGCCGTTGCCATTCATGAAAAGGGTGCCGCCATCCTGAGTCCGGGCGTGCTGATCAGTAACCCGATTGATTCACTGTCACTCGGCCTTGCCCTGATGTTTGGTACAGCCGGTTTGCCGCATATTCTGATGCGCTTTTTCACGGTGCCCGATGCCAAGGAAGCAAGAAAGTCTGTCTTTGTTGCCACCAGCTTCATCGGTTATTTTTATCTCCTGACTTTCATTATCGGTTTTGGCGCGATTATTCTGCTGACGAACAATCCTCAATATTTCCAGACCCTGCTGGTTGAGGGAAGCGAAACGATTCGCATGATTGGCGGCACCAATATGGCAGCGGTTCATCTGGCTGAGGCTGTTGGCGGCAACGTATTCCTCGGCTTTATTTCTGCCGTGACATTTGCCACTATCCTTGCTGTGGTTTCCGGGCTGGTTCTCTCCGGGGCTTCGGCGGTCAGCCACGATCTTTATGCGTCTGTGGTCAAGAAAGGCAAGGCCCAGCCTCATGAAGAAATACGGGTATCGCGTATTACAACGGTTGTCCTGGGATTGATTGCGGTTGTGCTGGGTATTGCCTTTGAAAACCAGAACGTGGCGTTCATGGTTGGCCTGGCATTTGCAGTTGCCGCTTCGGCGAACTTCCCGATTCTTACCCTGGCCATGTTCTGGAAAAAACTGACAACCAAAGGCGCGGTGTATGGTGGTTTCCTGAGCCTGTTTTTGGCCATTGTTCTGATTACCCTTGGTCCCACGATCTGGGTATCGGTGCTGGGTTATCCATCCGCGATATTCCCGTACAGTAATCCGGCGATCTTTACGATTCCGACGGCATTTATTTCAGCTGTGCTGATATCACTGGCTGACAGGTCGGTGCAGGCCAGAAGGGATCAGGTCGGCTTCAAGCTGCAATATATTCGTTCGGTAACCGGTATCGGTGCTGCCGGAGCGAGCGATCATTAA
- a CDS encoding DUF485 domain-containing protein, translated as MKKSAMARVLDHPEFRKMEQEKKRLSWFFSFLVFTVYVAYILYIGINPAFFGRPLFTGSPITIGIYAGVFIILFSIALTGVYVRKVNTKFDEITRQVIHEIEESEHA; from the coding sequence ATGAAGAAATCCGCAATGGCACGGGTACTGGATCACCCGGAATTCAGAAAAATGGAGCAGGAAAAGAAACGCTTAAGCTGGTTTTTCTCGTTCCTGGTCTTTACGGTTTATGTCGCGTACATCCTGTATATCGGCATTAATCCGGCATTTTTTGGCCGTCCGCTTTTCACAGGCTCACCCATCACCATCGGTATTTATGCCGGGGTGTTTATCATTCTGTTTTCCATTGCCCTCACAGGGGTTTATGTCAGAAAGGTTAACACGAAATTTGATGAAATCACCCGGCAGGTGATTCATGAAATCGAGGAGAGTGAACATGCATAA
- a CDS encoding glycosyltransferase family 92 protein translates to MQRRKKTWGEQWRQLARCFVTSPGLRDAISHNCISDYYAHKKYFNTQFRHDDAGPFKHFLAVVAIMKDEGIYLAEWIEYHKLVGVDVFFIYDNESSDNTADILAPYIARGDVVHIPWPGIRQQFNAYNDALKRFRMETRWLAYIDADEFIVPLQKDTIPDILENYKNEVGLSMHWLMYGDNGHKNYEEGLVIERFTAHALKPDEFMKTIINPRAAFSMETHHGCFIGRHAAVNEKGNKVRTRSNELAASVIRVNHYWGKSWEEYEMKRIKGRTGSRGAMLPADDSMFSRRNRNEVQDTVLEKYVPLVKANIIKTREDYLAREKPDTPVSSPGRISP, encoded by the coding sequence ATGCAAAGGCGAAAAAAAACCTGGGGAGAACAATGGCGGCAACTGGCCCGCTGTTTTGTCACCTCGCCCGGACTGCGGGATGCCATCTCGCACAACTGCATCAGCGATTATTACGCCCACAAAAAATACTTCAACACGCAATTCAGGCATGACGATGCCGGGCCTTTCAAGCATTTCCTGGCTGTAGTCGCCATCATGAAAGATGAAGGCATCTATCTTGCCGAATGGATCGAATACCACAAACTGGTCGGCGTCGATGTTTTCTTCATCTACGACAACGAATCGTCAGACAATACAGCCGACATTCTCGCACCATACATTGCCCGTGGCGATGTCGTCCATATTCCCTGGCCTGGCATACGCCAGCAGTTCAATGCCTATAACGATGCGCTCAAACGCTTCCGCATGGAAACCCGGTGGCTGGCTTATATTGATGCCGATGAATTCATCGTACCGCTTCAGAAAGACACGATCCCCGACATTCTCGAGAACTATAAAAATGAGGTGGGACTTTCCATGCACTGGCTCATGTATGGTGACAACGGGCACAAAAATTACGAAGAAGGCCTGGTTATTGAGCGTTTCACCGCTCATGCCCTTAAGCCGGATGAATTCATGAAAACCATCATCAATCCGCGTGCCGCCTTTTCCATGGAAACCCATCACGGCTGTTTTATCGGCCGTCACGCGGCAGTCAATGAAAAAGGAAACAAGGTAAGAACCCGCTCAAATGAGCTGGCAGCATCGGTTATCCGGGTCAACCATTACTGGGGCAAATCGTGGGAAGAATATGAAATGAAGCGGATCAAGGGACGTACCGGCAGCCGTGGCGCCATGCTGCCGGCTGACGACTCCATGTTCTCCAGGCGCAACCGTAATGAAGTGCAGGATACTGTCCTGGAAAAATATGTCCCGCTCGTCAAGGCCAATATCATCAAAACCCGTGAAGACTATCTCGCACGGGAAAAACCGGACACGCCTGTGTCATCACCTGGCAGGATATCCCCATGA
- a CDS encoding NAD-dependent epimerase, which translates to MKILVTGSAGFIGAALTLRLLARGDTVIGLDNHNDYYDPALKEARLAQFAAHPGYTHIRMDLADRAGMESVFARHKPERVAHLAAQAGVRYSIENPLAYIDSNIVGFAHILEGCRHHGVNHLVYASSSSVYGANTTMPFSVHDNVDHPLSFYAATKKANELMAHSYSHLYQLPTTGLRFFTVYGPWGRPDMAPFQFVSAILENKPLKVFNYGNHRRDFTYIDDIVEGVIRVLDRPAEINPAWKGDHPDPASSTAPWRVYNIGNSQPVQLMDYIAAFEKALGKTAEKEMLPLQPGDMPDTYADVSDLKQEFDYKPDTPVNEGVRCFVEWYRQYYNR; encoded by the coding sequence ATGAAAATTCTGGTAACAGGCTCAGCCGGTTTTATCGGCGCGGCATTAACCCTTCGCCTCCTGGCGCGCGGCGATACTGTCATCGGTCTGGACAACCACAACGATTACTATGACCCGGCATTAAAAGAAGCACGGCTTGCGCAATTTGCTGCACACCCCGGCTATACGCACATCCGTATGGATCTGGCAGATCGCGCCGGCATGGAGAGTGTATTTGCCCGTCACAAGCCTGAGCGGGTTGCCCATCTGGCTGCCCAGGCGGGGGTACGCTACTCCATTGAAAACCCGCTGGCTTATATTGACAGCAATATTGTCGGCTTTGCCCATATTCTCGAAGGCTGCCGTCACCATGGCGTCAATCACCTGGTATATGCCAGTAGTTCAAGCGTGTATGGCGCAAACACCACCATGCCGTTTTCCGTACACGACAACGTGGACCATCCACTCAGCTTTTACGCCGCCACCAAAAAAGCCAATGAACTGATGGCCCATTCATACAGTCATTTGTATCAATTGCCGACAACGGGCCTGCGATTTTTCACTGTGTACGGTCCCTGGGGTCGGCCGGATATGGCACCCTTCCAGTTTGTCAGCGCCATCCTCGAAAACAAGCCGCTCAAGGTTTTCAACTATGGAAATCACCGCCGGGATTTCACGTATATTGACGACATCGTTGAAGGGGTGATCCGTGTTCTTGATCGTCCTGCAGAAATCAATCCGGCATGGAAAGGCGATCATCCGGACCCGGCCTCCAGCACCGCGCCCTGGCGTGTCTATAACATCGGCAACAGCCAGCCGGTCCAGCTCATGGATTACATCGCCGCCTTTGAGAAAGCACTGGGAAAAACGGCGGAAAAAGAAATGCTGCCCCTGCAGCCCGGCGACATGCCGGATACCTACGCCGATGTATCGGACCTGAAACAGGAATTTGACTACAAACCCGATACCCCGGTAAACGAAGGCGTTCGCTGCTTTGTGGAGTGGTATCGCCAGTATTACAACCGCTGA